The following proteins are co-located in the Candidatus Methylacidithermus pantelleriae genome:
- a CDS encoding peptidoglycan D,D-transpeptidase FtsI family protein: MRQRALIIVALLVLGLTAISLRLVQLQLWEHEKYARLAMENHNVRLWLEPRRGVILDRNFQVLAQSRPTYEVHLDMQHVFEPGLLLPALARIAGKPPEVLVRTVNPSDRYALLSKDLSEEKVAQLEALQKEWLRKWQKEGKAVAPFLIVEERYKRLYPNGSLACHVVGMVDETGRGVLGVEKAWENWLAGKPGEKWFERDVRGREIAAFRAKDVPPVDGSTVVLTLDAGVQRVLEEGLKGLEGKYHPNGCFAIALRPKTGEVLGLANRPSFDPSRRGSIDAASLRNRCLTDTFEPGSIFKLVTLSAALNEGLFSLDSTLDCENGQFFYGGYWLHDVHPYGVLTLREVTAKSSNIGFAKVGLALGENRLYRYVRLFGFGEPTGLLQGQGESAGIVRPLEEWSKLTVTRVAMGQGIAVTPIQMAVAAAAVANGGWLLRPYLLKELRSPQGETVATFRPQPLRRVVSKRAARLASLALKGVVEPGGTGVKASVPGFTVAGKTGTAQKVIRGSYAHGRYLSSFIGYFPEEDPEVLLLVMVDEPHGEDYYGGAVAAPAFSEMAGQIAAILNIVPKSLPAKLAGEATP; the protein is encoded by the coding sequence GTGAGACAAAGGGCGCTGATCATTGTTGCGCTTTTAGTCCTAGGGCTTACGGCGATTTCTCTGCGCCTGGTTCAACTCCAGCTCTGGGAACATGAAAAGTACGCCCGGCTAGCGATGGAGAATCATAACGTAAGGCTCTGGCTGGAACCGCGGCGGGGCGTCATTTTGGACCGGAACTTCCAAGTACTGGCCCAAAGTCGTCCCACCTACGAGGTCCACCTCGATATGCAGCATGTTTTCGAACCTGGGCTACTCCTCCCGGCTTTAGCGCGCATTGCCGGCAAGCCGCCAGAAGTTTTGGTCCGGACGGTGAATCCGTCCGATCGGTATGCGCTTTTATCGAAGGATCTTTCGGAAGAGAAAGTGGCGCAGCTAGAGGCTCTCCAAAAGGAGTGGTTGCGGAAATGGCAAAAGGAGGGCAAAGCGGTGGCCCCTTTCCTCATTGTGGAAGAGCGGTACAAAAGACTCTATCCCAATGGATCGCTTGCGTGCCATGTCGTGGGAATGGTGGATGAAACGGGCCGGGGAGTTCTTGGTGTCGAAAAGGCATGGGAGAACTGGCTTGCAGGTAAGCCCGGCGAAAAATGGTTCGAGCGCGATGTTCGCGGTCGCGAAATTGCGGCCTTTCGAGCGAAGGATGTTCCCCCGGTCGATGGGTCGACGGTGGTCCTTACGCTGGATGCGGGTGTGCAGCGGGTACTGGAGGAAGGTCTTAAGGGGCTCGAGGGAAAGTATCATCCCAACGGCTGTTTTGCCATTGCCTTGCGACCCAAGACCGGGGAGGTCTTGGGGTTGGCCAATCGTCCTTCGTTTGATCCCTCGCGGAGGGGGTCGATCGATGCGGCCTCTCTTCGGAACCGTTGTCTTACGGATACTTTTGAACCGGGATCGATTTTTAAACTCGTGACGTTATCCGCCGCGTTAAACGAAGGGCTCTTTTCGCTGGATTCTACCCTTGACTGCGAGAACGGCCAGTTTTTCTACGGGGGTTACTGGCTTCACGATGTCCATCCGTACGGTGTTTTGACCTTGCGGGAGGTTACGGCCAAATCCAGTAACATTGGATTTGCCAAGGTGGGGCTGGCCCTCGGGGAGAACCGGCTCTATCGCTATGTCCGGCTTTTTGGTTTCGGCGAACCCACAGGGCTTCTCCAAGGGCAAGGGGAGTCGGCCGGGATTGTCCGGCCGCTGGAGGAGTGGTCGAAGCTTACGGTGACCCGGGTGGCGATGGGCCAGGGGATTGCCGTTACGCCCATCCAGATGGCGGTCGCGGCGGCGGCTGTGGCCAATGGAGGGTGGCTTTTGCGTCCCTACCTCCTTAAGGAGCTTCGCAGCCCGCAAGGAGAGACCGTGGCGACGTTCCGGCCGCAGCCGCTTCGCCGGGTTGTTTCGAAGCGCGCGGCACGGCTTGCTTCTTTAGCTCTCAAGGGAGTTGTGGAGCCGGGGGGTACCGGGGTTAAGGCCAGTGTGCCGGGTTTTACGGTTGCCGGTAAAACCGGGACGGCACAGAAAGTCATCCGGGGAAGTTATGCGCACGGTCGCTATCTTTCCAGTTTTATTGGGTATTTCCCGGAGGAGGATCCAGAAGTTCTCCTTTTGGTCATGGTGGACGAACCCCATGGGGAGGACTACTACGGGGGGGCAGTGGCGGCGCCGGCTTTTAGCGAGATGGCAGGCCAGATTGCGGCGATTCTCAATATTGTTCCCAAAAGCCTTCCAGCGAAGCTAGCGGGGGAGGCAACACCATGA